The following is a genomic window from Solanum lycopersicum chromosome 6, SLM_r2.1.
CAAGCAAGAGGTATGGACTTCCATTTTCCAGCAAGACTAGTTCAAATCTAAGTATGCCTGTGGTTTTCTTCCACCCAAGATAACGAAGACGACTGTGAAAATGACGATTCCGTTACAATGTTGTTATCCCTTTTACGTTTCATTGCTGCATCATTAAATAAATCGTAACTGGAATCTCTAACACGTACACCCTCATACTCAACTGGGTTAGCTCTATTTCTCTATCCATGTTGCATTACTTATGCAATCCATGACCCAGTAATACAAAGAATCaaagaaatagttttttttttctttttgcgtTCTTGCTCATTATTGATACTTCAAAATATTCCTTTCTAATGGAACATCAAACACGTCCATAAAATTAAAGGACAATTTGATAAACTTTCCACCTCACATATTTACAACCataagattaataaaaaatttgatacatTAAATGTATCTTTAGTCATAGAACATATAATGAGGTATAAGAATAAATCAGGAATAAGTAATCTATGAAATAGCAGGAAATATATTTGCTATCTAATTACACAATAGAtagaaacataaaattaatagaaaatatatgCTAAAGGAGTTGATGCTTTTGAGTAGATGAATTAGTACACCATCAAGTACCAAAAACCTATGTGTAGCTTTAGTGAATTGTAAATTAACATAGATATCTAGCTCAACAACTAACCAACTCAAGTTTTGTCCTATAACTTACTTTTGCAGAATTTCAGTTTCCTTCGAGGGACCTCTTACATCATATAATTGGTTCCATATTTTTTCCTAAACAATCAACAAAAGAATGCTATtaagaatttttgtttattatttcaaCAATCTTCATTAATCAGTAGTAAAGCTAtgaaaaaaatcacatattGCGTCAAATTCTCAAGGATAAATACGCAACTCTAAATTTTTCTGACGGAGAAGGTCTTAAATGATCACCAAGTATCTGACttggtacaaaattatcctccatccacctatcGATCCTAAAATGCCCCTGATGTCCACCTTTCGGCTAAACAATTACCCTTGATATTAATTCTTTGAGTCATATTTTCCCTTATCTTTAATGGCTcccttaaattattaaatatttatttatatattgctTAATATGATTGGTCCAAATTAAAACTCctctcaaataaataataaaaatgatatttttaaaaattctattttttttctaaagacCACTTATGGTTTATATTTTGACCCAATActcttgaaaataatatttaaaaaataattaatttcatgatATCTTCCTATTGACCTATTTTGAATCAACCCCAATTTTTTATGACGTAACCCAACTCATAAATGGGGTTTCAACTAAAATACATACTTACCTTGACTGATTGTCCATCTAACAAAATTAGTTTTctcatcaatatatttttttctcaattatcCAAATGTCGTgttcattttctcttttatttctttttgtaatctcttatttcttaattaaaatatttgggactcaaacttgaaatgaacacacatttatattcttttaattagtATTGTTGTCAAGATGGGATGAGAGTAGGGATAAGAGAAATGATAGTTAAAACCAACAATTCTAATCAagctgaagaagaagaactgtTTAAGAGAAGAAGATATTCTGTATTGATTGAATTATCACTATACAGCTTAACTGAAAAAGATGTTTTACAATGCTTTATATAAATGTGACTAGCTATCTAACTGAATAACAAACTGTAACTAACTTTAACCGTTAATTAAATCTAATTGACAGTTAACTAACACTAATCAACAGCTGCACACTTAACCAGCTGCTCAACATCCTCCGTCAAGCTAGGTGTATGAAAAACGTTCTTCATACCTAGCTTGGTAAGTAGATAACTATAGTGCAAACATGTGAGTCCTTTAGTAAGCAGGTCCGCAGGTTGTTCTGTTGTTTTTAAGTATACTGGTTGAACTGTTCCCAGTTGAACCGTCTCTCTTATGAAATGACAATCAATATCTATATGTTTAGTTCGTTTATGAAACACTCGATTGAAAGCTATTTGTATGGCTGATTTGCTGTCACTGTGTATGTGTACTGGCAACCTCACTTGAACCCCTAGTTCTTTGAAGAGACCAACCAACCAACCAACCACACAACCTCTGCCACTGTTGAAGCTAAGCTCCTAGACTCAGCTTCAGCTGAGCTCCTTCAAATAGTGTCTTGTTTCTTGGCCTTTCACGAAATTAATGAGTTCCCATATGTAACCATGTATCCTGTTATGGACTTGCTATTATTTGAGCTTGATGCCCAATCTTTATCACAATATGCAGTAAGATGATTGTCAGCAGTAGATGCCATAAGTATCCCTAATCATGTTGACTGTTTGACATATTCCACCACCCTTTAACACTGCATTCATGTGGGATGTCTTGGGGCTTTGCATTAATTGACTTAGTAGTTGCACTACAAATGCAATGTCTGGCGTTGTCATTGTAAAGTAATCTCTGATAAATTTCAGGCTCACCGAACAACTTTTCCTGCGGGAAGTGTAAATCAAATTCTGCAGCTGTGAGCTTCTGATTCAACTCAACAGGAGAACGAACCTACATGCTTTGAACTAGATAACCCCATATCTGAAATCAGTTAACTAACATTAACCCCTACATGCTTTGAACTAGATAACCCCATATCATACACTTAACCAACTGCTCaacaatgattatttttattctctttttaaaattttgggtacacacaaaagaaaatataatatttgtatatagTTGCTTAATTAAGTCATCTTTTATTAAACTAATTATTTCTATATGAATGCATCGTTACTTTCCTCATGTTTTCTCTCTCTTGCttgtcataaattaaaaaagaattataatggTGGACAagattcaaatgaaaaaaatacatggaAGAGATAGGAGAGAGGAAGGAGTGTAAAGAGTAGATGTCTaacctatttatatttttaaatttactatgaaattcaaaatcaaataaatcatgtgAGCGTATATGTTTaagtatttcaaattattttcaacggaaaagggcctaaaatgcCCCTAAACTATGAGATTTGGTACAATATTACCCTCCATTAACCTAATGATTATGATCCGTTAGACATAAGGATATTTTTGAGCTGAAGGTGGACATCAGAGGTACTTTAGGACGGATAGGTGAATAAAAGGTAATTTTATaccaaatttcataatttaaggatattttagtccCCTTTtcgttaaaataataatttgaaatcaataataagaaaaaaaaaaacaaaaggaagTAAATGAATGATGAACATAATAACATCCATTGTACTTGAATATTTTTGTACGGATATGATCGTGATTTCAATTAATCATTGTtgcaaagaaaataaaatatgttttaaaaaatattttaggaaggCCTAATTTATTGTTCTCTCTTTTATATGGGTCCTCCATCAATTAAAGgtgttaaatttgatttttttaagtaGGAAGcatttttctctaaatttaatCCTATGTGATGTAATTCACAAGTTAATCGgattttattatgaatattaaacactgaatggaaaatttaaaaaatattctcttttcttttattttaccaATGAGATGATTCTGGGTAAATTACATCAATCTCATAGATTTACTATGAAATTACAATCTATTCCTAATAAGTttctaattacattaatttcttaaaaattaaaaaaactcgGATACTATAGTTGAAGTTCGGATACACTAAATACTGTCTCGAATACATTAATAAGTAGTTCGAATACATTGAAAACTAGCTTGAATACATCTCTGTAGCTCAAATTCATTAAATACTGGCTCGGATACATTTATCTGCAACTCAAATATATCAAAGATATAAGAGATTTTAGAGATTTTTAAGAATAATAGGGAATAATGGAAATAAAGGTGCGTATTATGTAATTTGTCCAAAATTCTATAGTATCAATTAATGGTTAAAACAATCAAATCGGTGGACTTCATGTGATTAGTATGGTaatgacaaaaaattatatttaaaatgtagATGCTAGGAAATTCAAAGGGAATTATAGAAAAATACACTGAATATATTTTTGTCTATCCATTTCTACGTTCTAAAAACTTTTTTCAAGTATGATTTCTCATCGTATCATGaaacatgaattatttttttacatattaattgtagtaatattttactttatataaGTCTGGtcaaatgcatattttctttttttcttcatcttattatagtaaagattaaaaatagaaaGTGTAGGCAATAAAATTCGCGTCGAGAACTTAATAATCAAGAATGAAAAAGTATagcaataatatatttattatttctagtGCGAGTGTTATAATCTCTATGATTTCTCTGaattcgccttttcaaatataaattcaagagcttaaagcttgatcttgaacttgGGATTTATCTTGATTTCTatcttgatcttggacttgaacttggacttgatcttgatctctatcttgattttgatcttaGACTTGGACTTGAaccaagggttcgcttgggaaCCAACAATTGTTCTCGCATGCTACTTATACCTAGGGTGTAGGCTTAAGGCATGACAAAAACGTAGTTATAGGACTTAAAATGAGGGTCAAAACAATATAATGTATGCATAGGAAAAGACTCAAATAcccttaaaaataatatacgaATTTCTATGGTCTATCTCGGTAAAAAATATAACCAACCTCAGAAATCCAAATATTCAATTGTTTCGATCCCACGAGAACTTTCTACAGTCCGTTGAATTTTCTACGGTCTATTGAATTTTTTACGGTCAGTATACCTCATCTGTAGAACTCaacttttggttcaaaatttaaCTAAGTCTGAAATCTTTCTACGGAACCCATCTACGGCTCATCAACCTTCTTATGGTTCGTAATTTTCATTCTTAGGTCAAACTTCAGAAGCTTGAAATTCTAAAAACTTATCTCCAAGTCTAAGACATCCTTTCTATGGCCCGTAGGTCTTTCTACGATCTCTAGGTTGGACTCATAGAACCCGTTTCAGTGCCTAAATTTGTCTCTTTTCCTTTCGACTTTTCAACTTTTGAGGTGTcacataaatcatatatttaacatGATAAAACTCAATAATTTGGAATCAACGGAATCATCGAAACACAAATTCGACGTCTCTTTCACGTGAAACCTCTACAAGTCACAATAAAAGATATAACAACTAAAAATGCTAAATCAAGCCCTAGACTTCTGAAACATTAATCAAGACCTTAGTTAGACCTCAAATCATCATTCTAATCCAACGTAACTCTCGAAATTCTTATTCATGTATCTGAACCCCGAATGTTGATcaaagtcaatccaaaacctaaGATTTAACAAATTTCCAACTTAAgacctcaaatcctaaaaaaaaaacctctaaATTTGAATGTGACAAGACTCCTAGACCAATTTTCACATTCTAGAACTGatgaaattgataaaaattCTATTTCAACACTCAAAACTCCCTAAGATGTCAAAAACTACATCTTAACAAATTTAGCCGTTTGAAATCAGAAACTTTGAAAATTCACAATTTTGTACTCAAATCtcaaaatcaatttcaaaatcCAGTTGAAAATAACTCAGGGTCAGTATAGGAATGggtaaatgataattttataagaAATTCCAATAATTACCTTCCTGGTTATTACAAAACATATTCGTTAGgagataatatttaatttcaaaacaaTTAAGGACTTGAATTAGATgtatatgtaaaattaaatggttaaatttaatatttatttattaaaatttaacttaGTTTTTATCGTACATTATATGTGAATGAGAAATTAATAAGACACGATTAATTAACTAAGAAACCTattgagaagaaatatttttttcattttaggaTATCAAGTTATAGTTGAATTActttataggaaaaaaattcaaaataattttagtcaaatcttttcaatatttgaatGACTTACAAGGAAATTATATCAAATACACACCAAAACTATTCAAAAGAAAGATTACATGAATTTGCCTTCAATTCTACctcccaaaaaatatttaaagaaccaaaattaattttcttacaAACTCTAAAATAGACTATTATATATCTAAccaattcctttttattttcactttgtCTTCTCCGCCCGTTGAGTTCATTCTATGAGAAGAAGATTCTTAATGTAGCTCAGCTGCTTCAAAGAAGTTTGAGGTCTAGACTTATGCCTTGTTCATTTCTTTGATCTATCTATATCttctattattaaattatttaggattttgattttttttctttctaatattattattgttttcttaCTATTTTGGGGATGAAATTTCTAGTACatctataatattaatttaatttgtgataGATCTAGAGGTTGTGGGCgcctttaattttttcttaacagAGAAATTTTAAAGATTGATATTTTCCAAATTGAAAAACTATTTTAAGAAAGAATTTTTGATAAAGAATGATTATTTTTGTCATACACTCAATATATTTAGTACAACGTTTGAGATGTATGACCAGAATAATAATTGATCTTGTTACAATATCTATACATTTACGGACGAGCATCATTTACTTTGAATCTTTTTTATGTGACTATTCTACCATTTTGATTAAGTTCTTGAGATTTTACTTGACACGTAAATAGAAATTACGagcaattttcattatttttgaaaactttttctattacttcacaaaaaatatatttgtcttaCAAAAGATCTAACTAAGCGTTTTTTTCTCTCACTAGAATATGGATAACCAAAGCAATATTCATGGTGATGAAGACACAATGTTAATGGATGTTCCCATATCTGATATCACACCTCAAAAATCAGAAGTTGATGATTTAGAGGTAAGCCTCAAAAAGTTCCTCTTATTATAATATAAGTCAtgtaaactattttttttatggataCTTGAAAAACTTTTTGATGTTAATTGTGTtacgaaagaaaaaaatacaattgaaTTGTATCATAACAACAGTATTTAAATAGttctacaaataaaaataaattaaacgtTTGACATCACCTAGCTACAAAATCAAGTAATGAAAAAATACCCACATGAACATTGGAATAACATTGAATTAGCGTTGAAAATCCAAGGAAATCATTGTTTCTATTATTGAAAACCTAAGACCaatcacatttttatttattattttggggCTATGCTGGAAattttattaagattttataatgttataacACGCATAGAAATTACAATCAAGTAAGCgaattctatctttattttatttaaaggaAAACTTTTTAATAGTCCCGtccaatataataatttttggttttaaaaagtaattaaataacaaattattttatattttctactaGGATATGAGTACACTCTTGGAAGTAGATGTGGAGGATGCAATAGCAGCAATTCCCATATCATCTGTCCCACCTCAAGATGATATTGTAGAGGTAAGATTTTGAAAAGTTTATTCATTGTTTAGCATACATATTTCAAGGTGCTTAGTTCTGTTCCTTTTAAgacatgtaaaaataatattttgatccaTCTATAATGTTCTCACTACAATAAAACCCTAACAACTAAAATTGAGACCCCCCCATCAAGAATTCTCGTTTCATACTCTTTAATGAGTCTCTTCTAGAGGTCTATATGACTAGGTCACCTCCTAtctcaaatgatttttttcatattttaacatTTCTAAAACAATGTGTACAAGTTTTTGAATTGGGGGTCAATAATAACTAGGTAGAGTCATTTCACATATCATTACATTACAATGCATAATAtagtaatttgaaattttatcatAACCACTAGTCTGATGGATCTAAGCTTTTCATGTTTCCTCTTTATCTAgccatttctttttattttttcattttaaggatTCAAGTTCTAGTAAATCTAGGTTAGAATAGAGGAGACCATTCCTCTTAGAtttgacaaaattaaaagagaaataattgCTACTGTAGTGATCATGATTACTTTAGTATGTGATAGATTTTAACGTTCattattaaaattgattttaccaaaaaaatataactttcttagaaaaagatttgaatttaaatgttttttttttggtaatatattcaatgaatttagtgaaatttaaaAGATGCAAGACCACAAAAATCATTGATCTTATTGatagacaaatattttttctttaagtttttaTATGGGTATTGTAACACTTTGAtaagttctttaaatataactttgaaataTAGTAGGTGAGCAATTCAtatcttttttgaaaatcttctcCATCACTCCATACAAGTTTCATTTTACAAAAGGTCTaactaattttttcatattttttacttgGATATGAATAAGCAGTACAAAGTTGGAGATGAAGATGCAACACTATGGGAAGAATCAAAAAATGATGCTATTGAggtaagttttttaaaatttcctcCAATTCTAAGGTGTTAGTTTGTTTCCTTTTGAGATGTGTACAAAAATCTTTTGATGGATTCTTGAACAACTTGTTAATGTTAATTGTGTtatgaaacaaagaaaaatattcttctcTAGAGCTAAGACATAAGGATTGtataacaaaatcaatatttgaatatttcGTATAGATTAatataagtttaaattttattttacaatttttctattttttagttACGTCCTATGTTCATGCCAAAAAATGATAGGTTTTTCATGACAACTTTCGTCCATACGATGTTATTCACTATTATAAAGTTAATGGctataatgtataaatataattttatttttagagagaATTTTTTAAGCATTaacatatgtaaatattttttattcgtttggaaataattttcttaaggttAGTCATCTCATAATTTGAAGTCATCGAATCCTAAGcatgatattttttatgaattgaaCAAACATTAAATTAACACAGAGACTTAACTTACTATCATTACTCCTCTCAAACTATGCTAcagataaatatattaaaatacaaattaatttgtGTAACcattcaaattataatttcttttaacaAGAACAGAAAGTAACCCTTTTTATGTTAAGATGCTAGAAGAGTTAACAAAGAAACTTGagtttttcaagaaaatcaCTGCACTTTTTATTGAAAGCAtaagatttatgaaaaaaaaaacatctatttctttatatttcgtGATATTCTAGAACtttattaagtattaaaatattaattaatatacataaattacTCGTAAACTAGCAGTTTCATCATTGTTTCTTTAACtgatatcttttttattatgttctCCAATATTACTTCAcggaatttttaattttacataatatatagttaAGTGTTCACTTTTTTATTAGATCATGGATAAGCACCACAAAGTTGATCGTAGAGATGCTATAATGGCAATTCCTATATCTTCTATTGCACCACAAGCTGGCGTTTTTTTGGTaagctttaaattttttttttattgtttaacatACTTATTATAAGATATTTAGTTCTTTTTCTATTAATACAAGTACCTAAATCCTTTATTCTATTCGGTACAAACTTTTCTAGTATTAGTAATCTTAtggaataaagataatttttttgtagagcCAAAACATCTAAATTACATAACAATAACATTTAACTATATctcaattcaaaagaaaattgaatttaGCTATATAAATCCTCATTTCTCTATATAAACTAAACTAATCATGCTATagtgaccaaaaaaaaaagtaaaacaataatttgaatacatatatatagataatagtaataataatagtgtaTTAGAAGTTTTCTAGCAAGTTTAAAGCCTCacttttttatgattatatataagACGTCAAAATCTAAAAGCATATCTGAATAATAGAAGTGCATAAATCTTTTAATAGACATCGCAATTTTAAGAGAATGTATTCTGAATACTAAAACATATATCTGCTTATTATTGTACGTATTTTAGTTTAAGAATTTCCTTAAAAAAAAGCTTTTTGGGCATTCTATcactttgatatatatatatatatatataaaattcaaataaaatcaatcttTCTGCTAGGATAATCCTAATTGGAAAGTCTTCCTTTCCAACCGGGACTGATAATCccatatgatgaaaaaaaatgacttcactttttaataaatagtaCTTGTAAAAGCGTAAAAGttatatataactatttttGGCCGGTCTCACATCTACCCATCCTCTACTTAGTTATCTCAATCACATAGATCTCGAACTACGTCCAGCCAAGTATTTTTGCCCTTACCCTTTCGGTCGAGCAACACCTTCCGAGCGCTAGATTTAAGAAATTTCATACCACTTCTTTCTTTTCACTCTTCAACCTGATCTCTACATTCATAACTTGAAAAACTCTTAAATGACAATTCTTAAACTTCCTTTCTTTAGAAGTAGAAATCTCTTTCCTAAGAACTCATAGAACGATAGCGAAGTCAGATAGTTCATTCTTGCTTTCCTTCTATCTTTCTTTCTATTATATTCAAAGTGGTTCAGATCACTGCTTacttgctatatatatatatatatatagaacaaATGATTTTGTGGTGATTTTGAGAACCTTCTCAATTACTTcgcataatttttcattttataaaatgtctaattatttttttcatactagAATATGGATAAGCATGACCAAATGGATGGTGATGAGAATGAAACATCAACAGAAGTTCCTATATCTTTTATCTCACTGAAAAAAGCCAAGGTTGATGATTTGCAGGTACACTTTtgaaaagttcttttttttttttttttgttttgaaaggTTCTTCCGATTATAAGttgtattttttccttttaagacatatacaaaaatacttTGAATTCTTGAACAACTTTTTAATGGTAAGGGTTTTATGAAAACAGTAGACATGTTCTTTTCTAAAGCTAAAAGATATGAATTGTATTACAATAACAACATTTAAATATGCCATatcgataataataataataaaaaacaacaacaaacctGTGTAATATCATGAAATGGGATTCTCAATTACTTCACATAATTTTCCAGTTTATGAAAtatctaattatattttcatactaGGATATGGATAAGCAGGACCGAATTGATGCTGATGAGGATGCAACATTAACAAAAGTTCCTATATCTTTTATCACACTGGAAAAAGCAAAGGTTGATGTTTTGCAGGTACACTTTTGAAAAGTTCTTCTTTGTTTGTTTTGAAAGGTTCTTCCAATTATAagtttgtttttccttttaagaCATGTACAAAAATcttttgatgaattcttgaacAACAATTTAATATTAATGGTTTTACAAAACAATGGAAATATTCTTCTCTAAAGCTAAAAGATATGAGTTGTATTACTACAACAACATCTAAATATGCCATatagataacaataataaaaaaataacaattaacaCAATGTAATTCCAGGAAATGGGGTTTGCGAAGAATAGAGTGTGCACATATACCTTATTATTATCTTAGAGGTagattaattgttttatatatatatatatatatatatatatatataatagtaacACTAATTATACTTTTAAAGGTTGTCTAACAAGCTAAGTCTAGAGTTTCATTCAAAATTAATCGTACAAATACGTTAGAAACAGTAATAGGCTTGACCTaatcttctaaaaaaaatttagaagaaacaTACTTCATTGTGTCGTGTTGTCCAGACCATGATCCTTTAGAATATAAAATGTTGATGATTGAATGTTTTGTGTATTACTTGATGACAAAATGTTGATTATCTCCACTCTTTGTCCAGATAATTACCTTTTGAGAATGgatatttgataaatttgaatTCCCTACATACTGTTTGATTGCAGAATGAAATGATACCAAAAAATATGCATTACATGCATACACATACATTTGAACAGAGAAGGCAAAACTGGATCATCAAGAATATTTCTCGTCCAAGTGGTTTAATAATTGATTATGTAagttttcttttcattaaatacATGCTTTCCTGccaataaaaattgatattgtaagttttatttgatgaaattatgaaaaaataaatattatataattgtcGACAATTAGGTCTACCATCATTTGGACACAAACAAAAAGTTTCGATCTTTGATCGAGGTTTACAAATTTCTTGTATATGGAGAAGTACCTGAAATAACGaagaaattaagagaaaatgaaGAACCATCACAGGTTAGCTCAAAAAACTATATTAGAATAAATTATGAGATCAACTATTTATGCATGATcattaaaatgatttaatttgcaGGTGAGACGTAAACCACACGGTAAAAAATTGGTAAACAAATATGTAGTGGGAACATGTACCGAACCTTGCAGCGGAATTTACATTAAAAATCGAGGAGAAGTTA
Proteins encoded in this region:
- the LOC104647797 gene encoding uncharacterized protein, coding for MDNQSNIHGDEDTMLMDVPISDITPQKSEVDDLEDMSTLLEVDVEDAIAAIPISSVPPQDDIVEYKVGDEDATLWEESKNDAIEIMDKHHKVDRRDAIMAIPISSIAPQAGVFLNMDKHDQMDGDENETSTEVPISFISLKKAKVDDLQDMDKQDRIDADEDATLTKVPISFITLEKAKVDVLQNEMIPKNMHYMHTHTFEQRRQNWIIKNISRPSGLIIDYVYHHLDTNKKFRSLIEVYKFLVYGEVPEITKKLRENEEPSQVRRKPHGKKLVNKYVVGTCTEPCSGIYIKNRGEVNYLSERDIPSNIEKKRKRGNEDLYGHQQVNLGDNATHVNSGDVALSTTVHSFLYLWDFKLIPEARNENLS